GTGAGCGGTTAGCGCTTGAAATCCGCGAAAAGGCGCTGGCATGGAGCCTTGGGCGTGCTGAGGTGGAAGAAATTGATGCGATCAATATTCTGCAAGCGACGTTTCTGGCGATGCAACGGGCGTTGGAAGGCTTAAACATCCAGCCTGATTTTGTGAAGGTTGATGGCAACCATTGCCCAAAGCTGGCGTATAAAATGGAAGCGATTATTGGCGGTGATGCGACAGTGGCGGAAATCAGTGCTGCGTCGATCATTGCGAAAGTGGCGCGGGATGCGGAGTTGGTGGTATTGGATGCGCTGTACCCGCAATACGGTTTTGCCAAGCAT
The sequence above is drawn from the Thiothrix subterranea genome and encodes:
- the rnhB gene encoding ribonuclease HII, with product MLVAGVDEVGRGPLAGAVVAAAVILDPQRPIIGLNDSKKLTEKRRERLALEIREKALAWSLGRAEVEEIDAINILQATFLAMQRALEGLNIQPDFVKVDGNHCPKLAYKMEAIIGGDATVAEISAASIIAKVARDAELVVLDALYPQYGFAKHKGYGTAAHLAALQEFGATPIHRRSFAPVKKALDAAAT